A portion of the Pan troglodytes isolate AG18354 chromosome 10, NHGRI_mPanTro3-v2.0_pri, whole genome shotgun sequence genome contains these proteins:
- the LOC743003 gene encoding chloride intracellular channel protein 1-like, which produces MVEFLEAVLCPPRYPKLAALNPESNTAGLDIFAKFSAYIKNSNPALNDNLQKGLLEALKVLDNYLTSPLPKEVDETSAEDEGISQRKFLNGNELTLTDCNLLPKLHIVQVVCKKYRGFNIPEAFPGTRQHLSNAYAWEESVSTCPDDEEIQLAYEQGANALK; this is translated from the coding sequence ATGGTGGAATTTCTGGAGGCAGTACTGTGCCCTCCGAGATACCCCAAGCTGGCAGCTCTGAACCCTGAGTCCAACACGGCTGGGCTGGACATATTTGCCAAATTTTCTGCCTACATCAAGAATTCAAACCCAGCACTCAATGATAATCTGCAGAAGGGACTCCTGGAAGCCCTGAAGGTTTTAGACAATTACTTAACATCCCCCCTCCCAAAAGAAGTAGATGAAACCAGTGCTGAAGATGAGGGCATCTCGCAGAGGAAGTTTCTGAATGGCAATGAGCTCACCCTGACTGACTGCAACCTGTTGCCAAAGCTACACATAGTACAGGTGGTGTGTAAGAAGTACCGGGGATTTAACATCCCTGAGGCCTTCCCGGGAACGCGTCAGCACTTGAGCAATGCTTATGCATGGGAAGAATCCGTCTCCACCTGCCCAGATGATGAGGAGATCCAGCTCGCCTATGAGCAAGGGGCCAATGCCCTCAAATAA